The candidate division KSB1 bacterium genome has a window encoding:
- a CDS encoding methyltransferase — protein MSLSQPDTFEYKDKSFGDTQGIIVSTSPEVFYPTSTTTLLLSGVRKFVNSSATSALDLGCGCGVVAVVLAKLILPNAAIYASDISAEAVKLARRNAENLQLAIDCRCGSLFEPWTGMKFDLIVDDVAGMAEPIARHSQWYPPHIHSDAGEDGTRWIVNILAHAPEFLTPHGQIFFSGAHAFQRSRDLGCRAKTFLQR, from the coding sequence ATGAGCCTCAGCCAGCCCGACACTTTCGAGTACAAAGACAAAAGCTTTGGCGACACGCAAGGCATCATAGTCTCGACGAGCCCGGAGGTTTTTTATCCCACCAGCACAACCACGCTTTTGCTTTCGGGCGTCCGCAAATTCGTCAATTCCTCCGCAACGTCGGCGCTGGATCTCGGCTGCGGCTGCGGGGTCGTCGCGGTGGTTTTGGCGAAATTGATTTTGCCGAACGCTGCGATTTATGCGTCGGACATCAGCGCCGAGGCGGTGAAATTGGCCCGGCGCAATGCGGAAAATCTTCAGCTCGCCATCGATTGCCGCTGCGGCAGTCTGTTTGAGCCATGGACAGGAATGAAATTCGATCTGATCGTGGACGACGTGGCGGGCATGGCCGAGCCGATTGCCAGGCACTCGCAGTGGTACCCGCCGCATATCCACAGCGACGCTGGAGAAGACGGAACGCGCTGGATTGTGAATATTTTGGCGCACGCGCCGGAGTTTCTTACGCCGCACGGGCAGATTTTTTTTTCCGGTGCTCACGCTTTCCAAAGAAGTCGCGATCTTGGATGCCGCGCAAAAACATTTCTCCAACGTTGA
- a CDS encoding NAD(P)/FAD-dependent oxidoreductase: MTMTYDAIIIGAGHNGLVTAAYLAKAGRHVLVLERRETLGGAAATEEVFPGFKFNTGAHDAGLFRQEIIDELNLKKHGLEFIESPAAVFAPQPDGASLTLWRDQQKNLAEIAKFSRADAEKFPAFMRLVSNFTEVLNSIMLLTPPSVTQNSFEELLAWAGAGLKLRRSGKREMMEFLRLLSMTVTEFLNEWFESEALKAVLGSAGVTGSMQGPQASGTAFVMLYHHLGAANGGFRSSRFVKGGTGQLSVALANAARKFGAEIRTGAEVAHIKLNDDKATGVVLTSGEEISARMIISNADPRRTFFELVGAPNLGPTFVRRVRNIRYRGTTVKVNLALNDLPRFKDKEAPLSGHVIICPTLEYLERAYDDAKYGRYSQKPYLDIVIPSVLDASLAPANKHIMSITMQYAPYKLREGNWDVHREKLGDHIINTLAAYAPNIKDIILHRQVITPLDWERDYGLTEGGEFHGQMGLDQMLFMRPVAGYGQYRTPIENLYLCGAGTHPGGGVTGAPGHNAAREVLKDWKKLSS; the protein is encoded by the coding sequence ATGACTATGACCTACGACGCCATCATCATCGGCGCCGGACACAACGGCCTGGTCACCGCGGCGTATTTGGCGAAAGCCGGACGCCATGTTCTCGTATTGGAACGGCGTGAAACTCTCGGCGGCGCCGCTGCAACGGAAGAAGTTTTTCCCGGCTTCAAATTCAACACCGGCGCGCACGACGCGGGTTTGTTTCGTCAAGAAATCATCGACGAGCTGAATTTGAAAAAGCACGGGCTGGAGTTCATCGAAAGTCCGGCGGCGGTCTTTGCGCCGCAGCCCGATGGCGCTTCCCTCACCCTCTGGCGCGATCAGCAAAAAAACCTCGCGGAAATCGCCAAATTCTCGCGCGCCGATGCGGAAAAATTTCCGGCGTTCATGCGGCTGGTGAGCAATTTCACGGAAGTTTTGAACAGCATCATGTTGCTCACGCCGCCGAGCGTAACACAAAATAGTTTTGAGGAGTTGCTGGCCTGGGCCGGCGCCGGACTCAAGCTCAGGCGTTCCGGCAAGCGCGAGATGATGGAATTTCTGCGCCTTCTGTCGATGACGGTGACGGAATTTCTCAACGAGTGGTTTGAAAGCGAGGCGCTCAAAGCCGTGCTCGGCTCGGCGGGAGTGACCGGCAGCATGCAAGGCCCGCAAGCCTCCGGCACGGCGTTCGTGATGCTGTATCATCATCTCGGCGCGGCCAACGGCGGCTTTAGGTCGAGCCGTTTTGTGAAAGGCGGCACCGGCCAACTCTCCGTGGCGCTCGCCAACGCCGCCCGCAAATTTGGCGCGGAAATTCGCACGGGCGCGGAAGTGGCGCACATCAAGCTCAATGACGACAAAGCCACCGGCGTGGTGTTGACAAGTGGCGAAGAGATTTCCGCGCGCATGATTATCTCGAATGCAGACCCCCGTCGAACATTTTTCGAGCTCGTCGGCGCGCCCAATCTCGGCCCAACCTTCGTGCGGCGCGTGCGAAATATTCGTTATCGCGGCACAACCGTGAAAGTGAACCTGGCCTTGAATGATTTGCCGCGTTTCAAGGATAAAGAGGCGCCTTTGAGCGGACACGTGATCATTTGTCCGACTTTGGAATATCTCGAACGCGCTTACGATGACGCCAAGTACGGCCGCTATTCGCAAAAACCGTATCTCGACATTGTGATTCCGAGCGTGTTGGATGCTTCGCTCGCGCCAGCGAACAAGCACATCATGTCGATCACCATGCAATACGCGCCGTACAAATTGCGCGAGGGCAACTGGGACGTGCACCGCGAGAAATTGGGCGATCACATCATCAATACGCTGGCCGCCTACGCGCCGAATATCAAAGACATCATTTTGCATCGCCAGGTGATCACGCCGCTGGATTGGGAACGCGATTACGGCCTCACCGAAGGCGGCGAGTTTCACGGGCAAATGGGATTGGATCAAATGCTGTTCATGCGGCCGGTTGCCGGATATGGCCAATATCGCACGCCGATCGAGAATTTATATTTGTGCGGGGCGGGCACGCATCCGGGCGGCGGCGTCACCGGCGCGCCGGGGCATAATGCGGCAAGGGAGGTTTTGAAGGATTGGAAAAAGCTTTCATCGTAA
- a CDS encoding HNH endonuclease: MFAAARGRCAFCRSEERLMGVTFEIDHIVPRLQRGKTLIDNLCLCCPSCNRHKSVRAQAVDPTTGAETPLFHPTHDHWPEHFAWSDDGARILGLTPTGRATIEALKMNRSQMLELRRYWLANGNHPRNVEE; this comes from the coding sequence GTGTTTGCCGCAGCGCGGGGCAGGTGTGCCTTTTGTCGCAGTGAAGAAAGACTCATGGGCGTCACTTTCGAGATCGATCACATCGTGCCACGATTACAGCGAGGAAAGACCTTGATCGATAATCTTTGTCTGTGTTGCCCGAGCTGTAATCGACATAAGTCCGTAAGAGCGCAGGCGGTTGATCCAACCACTGGCGCTGAAACGCCACTCTTTCACCCCACCCATGATCATTGGCCTGAACATTTTGCCTGGAGCGATGATGGTGCGCGAATTTTGGGCTTGACACCGACAGGCCGAGCGACGATAGAAGCCTTGAAGATGAATCGCTCCCAGATGCTCGAGCTGCGAAGATATTGGTTGGCAAACGGGAACCATCCTCGAAACGTTGAAGAATAA